From Phycisphaeraceae bacterium, a single genomic window includes:
- a CDS encoding DUF1653 domain-containing protein translates to MNHDNHPSVDGREPRPGRYLHYKGNAYEVLGIARHSETMEELVVYRALYGEHGLWVRPRTMFCESVTVSGKTLPRFRFVGEEMK, encoded by the coding sequence GTGAACCACGACAATCACCCATCCGTTGATGGGAGAGAACCCAGACCCGGCAGGTATCTCCACTACAAAGGCAACGCCTACGAAGTTCTCGGCATCGCACGACACAGTGAGACTATGGAGGAACTGGTCGTTTACCGCGCGCTTTATGGTGAGCACGGATTATGGGTGCGGCCACGGACGATGTTTTGTGAATCAGTCACCGTCAGCGGAAAAACTCTGCCGCGATTTC